A region of Pontiella agarivorans DNA encodes the following proteins:
- the rplV gene encoding 50S ribosomal protein L22 codes for MEVSATTKYIRMSPTKARDLANEIKGLSVADALRITEFNARKAAVQIGKTLKSAIANAENNEGLSADSLYVKNAIVDGGPMMKRYRPRARGMASPIQKKTSHVTIILSDNAKS; via the coding sequence ATGGAAGTTTCAGCAACAACTAAATATATCCGCATGTCGCCTACAAAAGCGCGCGACCTGGCGAACGAGATCAAAGGTCTCTCCGTTGCCGATGCATTGCGGATTACTGAATTCAATGCCCGTAAGGCAGCTGTTCAGATCGGTAAGACTCTTAAATCGGCTATTGCTAATGCCGAAAATAATGAAGGTCTCTCCGCTGACAGCCTGTATGTTAAAAACGCTATCGTGGATGGCGGACCGATGATGAAGCGTTATCGTCCGCGTGCCCGTGGCATGGCCAGTCCGATTCAGAAGAAGACGAGCCACGTAACCATCATTCTGAGCGACAACGCTAAGTCATAA
- the rpsC gene encoding 30S ribosomal protein S3 — MGQKVNPIGLRLALTKDWRSRWYADKRDFGTMLKEDVEIRKLVAARLKDAAVSDIYVERYANRIRVTIKTARPGLVIGRKGEDIDKLREVLSKLTKKEVYVEIAEVKKPDLDATLVAANVAMQLERRVSHRRAMKRAIQMAMDNGALGIKILAGGRLNGAEIARSESYKEGKIPLHTLRANIDYGVAEANTVAGIIGIKVWICKESEKKA, encoded by the coding sequence TTGGGACAGAAAGTAAATCCAATCGGACTCCGGCTCGCGCTGACGAAAGACTGGCGTTCGCGCTGGTATGCCGACAAGCGTGATTTCGGTACCATGCTCAAAGAAGATGTGGAAATCCGCAAACTCGTCGCAGCACGACTTAAAGATGCGGCCGTTTCGGATATCTATGTTGAGCGTTATGCTAATCGTATTCGAGTAACCATCAAAACCGCTCGTCCGGGTCTGGTTATCGGCCGTAAAGGTGAAGATATTGACAAACTTCGTGAAGTGCTTTCCAAACTCACCAAAAAAGAGGTGTATGTGGAAATCGCGGAAGTCAAGAAGCCGGATCTCGATGCCACGCTGGTTGCCGCCAATGTTGCTATGCAGCTGGAACGCCGGGTTTCTCATCGTCGCGCCATGAAACGTGCGATTCAGATGGCGATGGATAATGGTGCCCTCGGCATCAAAATCCTGGCAGGCGGTCGTCTGAACGGTGCGGAAATCGCCCGTTCTGAAAGCTATAAAGAAGGTAAGATTCCGCTGCATACCCTGCGCGCCAATATCGACTACGGCGTTGCAGAAGCCAACACCGTTGCCGGTATCATCGGCATTAAGGTCTGGATCTGCAAGGAATCCGAAAAGAAAGCCTAG
- the rplP gene encoding 50S ribosomal protein L16, translating to MPLMPKRVKYRKVQRGSRRGLAQKGNALAYGEYGLQSLERGWISATQIEACRVAATRAMKRKGKLWIRIFPDKPITKKPLEVRMGKGKGGVDQWVAVIKPGTMLFELDGVPESLAKECLRLAATKLPVRARFVQRHAHD from the coding sequence ATGCCTTTGATGCCAAAGAGAGTAAAATATCGCAAAGTCCAGCGTGGATCACGCCGGGGCCTTGCACAGAAGGGGAACGCGCTTGCTTACGGCGAGTATGGTCTTCAGTCGCTCGAACGCGGCTGGATTTCGGCCACGCAGATTGAAGCATGCCGTGTTGCCGCAACGCGTGCCATGAAACGTAAGGGTAAACTGTGGATCCGCATTTTTCCCGATAAACCAATTACCAAGAAGCCGTTGGAAGTCCGCATGGGTAAAGGTAAAGGTGGCGTTGACCAGTGGGTTGCTGTCATCAAACCGGGTACCATGCTTTTCGAACTGGACGGTGTTCCGGAATCCCTGGCAAAAGAGTGTCTGCGACTTGCAGCCACTAAACTGCCGGTTCGGGCGCGTTTTGTTCAGCGGCATGCTCACGATTAA
- the rpmC gene encoding 50S ribosomal protein L29, protein MKVNEIKEMTVAELDAQLEEIKKEQFNLKLQQVSGQLENPARMKELRRTVARIKTIQNQKKVEG, encoded by the coding sequence ATGAAGGTAAACGAAATTAAAGAAATGACGGTTGCGGAGCTGGATGCTCAGCTGGAGGAAATCAAGAAAGAGCAGTTCAATTTGAAGCTGCAACAGGTTTCCGGACAGTTGGAGAATCCGGCACGCATGAAAGAGTTGCGTCGTACGGTTGCCCGTATCAAGACCATTCAGAATCAGAAGAAAGTTGAAGGGTAA
- the rpsQ gene encoding 30S ribosomal protein S17 has protein sequence MESNERNLRKKREGRVVSKSGDKTVVVLIERRVRHPLYEKEIRVSKKIHVHDEENKAGIGDVVRVMETRPLSKLKRWRLVEVVSVAAK, from the coding sequence ATGGAATCCAATGAAAGAAATCTGCGTAAGAAACGCGAAGGTCGCGTTGTCAGTAAGTCCGGCGACAAAACCGTTGTGGTTCTGATCGAACGGCGTGTCCGTCACCCCCTTTATGAAAAGGAAATACGGGTGTCTAAAAAGATTCACGTACACGACGAAGAAAACAAAGCCGGAATCGGTGATGTTGTGCGTGTGATGGAAACCCGCCCGCTGAGCAAGCTGAAACGCTGGCGTCTGGTGGAAGTTGTTTCTGTAGCCGCTAAATAA
- the rplN gene encoding 50S ribosomal protein L14 — translation MIQENTRLTVADNSGARSVMCIRVLGTKSKVARVGDVIRVSVKEALPNGNMKKGDLCKAVVVRTKSTIRRADGSCLRFDGNAAVIIDDNKNPRGTRIFGPVARELRDNDFMKVVSLAPEVL, via the coding sequence ATGATTCAAGAGAATACACGTTTAACAGTTGCCGACAATTCAGGTGCACGTTCTGTAATGTGCATCCGTGTGCTTGGCACAAAAAGTAAGGTCGCCCGTGTGGGCGATGTGATCCGCGTTAGCGTTAAAGAAGCGCTGCCGAATGGCAACATGAAGAAAGGCGATCTCTGTAAAGCGGTTGTTGTGCGTACGAAAAGCACAATTCGTCGTGCGGATGGTTCCTGTCTTCGTTTTGATGGAAATGCGGCTGTGATTATTGATGATAACAAAAACCCGCGCGGTACCCGTATCTTCGGGCCGGTAGCCCGCGAGCTTCGTGATAACGACTTTATGAAAGTTGTATCGCTCGCTCCGGAAGTACTGTAA
- the rplX gene encoding 50S ribosomal protein L24, whose protein sequence is MSKAKIKKGDNVKVIAGDDKGKEGKVLEVAPEAGRVLVEGVNLVKKAMRQSEENPQGGIVEREAPIAISNVKVSA, encoded by the coding sequence ATGAGTAAGGCCAAAATCAAAAAAGGCGATAACGTAAAAGTGATTGCCGGAGATGATAAAGGTAAGGAAGGTAAAGTCCTGGAGGTTGCGCCGGAAGCCGGTCGTGTTCTCGTTGAAGGAGTTAACCTGGTTAAAAAAGCTATGCGGCAGAGCGAGGAAAACCCGCAGGGCGGGATTGTGGAACGGGAAGCCCCGATCGCGATTTCCAACGTCAAGGTTTCCGCTTAA
- the rplE gene encoding 50S ribosomal protein L5 — protein sequence MTPTLKTKYKDAVAPKLMETQGYSSKMQVPALKKIVLNLCVSLNYDRDTLTNLADDLGKITGQKAVITKAKKSVSNFKLREGVPIGARVTLRGNRMYEFMDRLVNVTLPRIRDFRGIPANSFDGSGNYSMGLQEQTVFPEIDPDKVKHTHGMDITFVTSATEDSEAKELLSLMGMPFKTGNE from the coding sequence ATGACCCCAACACTGAAAACAAAATATAAAGATGCAGTAGCACCTAAGTTGATGGAAACGCAGGGCTACTCGAGCAAAATGCAGGTTCCCGCACTCAAGAAGATTGTACTGAACCTCTGTGTATCGCTGAACTATGACCGCGATACGCTGACCAATCTGGCCGATGATCTCGGTAAGATTACCGGTCAGAAGGCCGTAATTACAAAGGCCAAGAAATCAGTATCAAACTTCAAGTTGCGTGAAGGCGTGCCGATCGGAGCGCGGGTAACCCTGCGTGGTAATCGGATGTATGAATTCATGGACCGTCTCGTAAATGTGACGTTGCCGCGTATCCGCGACTTCCGCGGGATTCCGGCTAACTCGTTCGACGGCTCCGGAAACTATTCCATGGGCCTGCAGGAGCAGACTGTTTTTCCGGAAATTGATCCGGACAAGGTCAAGCACACGCATGGTATGGATATCACTTTCGTCACTTCCGCCACGGAAGACAGCGAAGCCAAAGAACTGCTGAGCCTGATGGGCATGCCGTTCAAAACGGGCAACGAGTAA
- the rpsH gene encoding 30S ribosomal protein S8: MVLTDPIADMLTRIRNANMAEKMQVAMPHSKMKSEIARILKAEGFIKDYTMENESGKPVLNVFLKYTIEREPVIQGLRRISKPSCRKYVNAEEVPRVLGGIGIAILSTSSGVMTDNDAREKKIGGEVLCYVW; the protein is encoded by the coding sequence ATGGTACTTACAGATCCAATCGCCGATATGTTGACCCGTATTCGCAACGCGAACATGGCTGAAAAAATGCAGGTGGCAATGCCGCACTCTAAAATGAAGAGTGAAATTGCACGCATTCTGAAAGCTGAGGGGTTCATTAAGGACTACACGATGGAAAATGAGAGCGGAAAACCGGTTCTCAATGTTTTCCTTAAATACACGATCGAGCGCGAGCCGGTCATTCAGGGGCTTCGCCGTATCAGCAAGCCGAGCTGCCGCAAGTATGTAAATGCCGAAGAGGTTCCGCGCGTTCTGGGTGGAATCGGCATAGCGATTCTCAGCACGTCGTCCGGTGTGATGACCGATAACGATGCGCGTGAAAAGAAAATCGGGGGCGAAGTCCTCTGCTACGTCTGGTAG
- the rplF gene encoding 50S ribosomal protein L6, with protein sequence MSRIGKQPVSIPGGVTVEVNDRTVSVKGAKGETSYMAPACVSVSIEEDSVVVSRTDESKFGKAMYGTVRSLINNMIVGVSQGYKKELLIDGVGYKAVMKGANQIVLSLGYSHDIDYTIPEGIKVEVNGQGTGLSIEGIDKQLVGQVAARIRDYSPVEPYKGKGVRYSDEQVRRKEGKAVA encoded by the coding sequence ATGTCACGTATAGGTAAACAACCCGTATCAATTCCCGGCGGCGTCACCGTCGAAGTAAACGACAGGACCGTGAGTGTTAAAGGAGCAAAGGGAGAAACATCCTACATGGCTCCAGCCTGCGTATCGGTCAGCATAGAAGAAGACAGCGTTGTGGTTTCCCGCACCGATGAGTCTAAATTCGGTAAAGCTATGTACGGCACGGTTCGGAGTCTGATTAACAACATGATCGTCGGAGTAAGCCAGGGTTACAAAAAAGAGCTTCTCATTGATGGGGTCGGTTATAAGGCCGTCATGAAGGGCGCCAATCAGATTGTACTGTCGCTGGGCTATTCTCATGATATTGATTACACGATTCCGGAAGGCATCAAAGTTGAAGTCAATGGACAGGGGACAGGTCTTTCAATTGAAGGTATTGACAAGCAGCTGGTAGGTCAGGTTGCAGCACGCATCCGCGACTACTCGCCGGTTGAGCCGTATAAAGGCAAGGGTGTACGCTACTCTGATGAGCAGGTTCGCCGTAAAGAAGGTAAGGCGGTTGCATAA
- the rplR gene encoding 50S ribosomal protein L18 codes for MAIKTKKELRKRRHFRVRNKIAGTADRPRMAFYRSNKRMEVQFIDDDARLTLAGVSINGKNAEAAKELGAKAAEAAKGKGIEAVVFDRGGFAFGNNLKTLADSAREAGLKF; via the coding sequence ATGGCTATTAAAACAAAAAAAGAACTCAGAAAACGCCGTCATTTCCGTGTCCGCAATAAAATTGCGGGTACGGCAGACCGTCCGCGCATGGCTTTTTATCGCTCGAATAAGCGTATGGAAGTACAGTTCATCGATGATGATGCGCGTCTGACTCTGGCCGGAGTGTCCATCAACGGTAAAAACGCCGAGGCAGCCAAAGAACTGGGTGCCAAAGCCGCAGAAGCCGCAAAAGGAAAAGGCATTGAGGCTGTAGTGTTCGACCGTGGCGGATTCGCTTTCGGCAATAATCTTAAAACATTGGCAGACAGCGCTCGCGAAGCTGGCCTGAAATTCTAG
- the rpsE gene encoding 30S ribosomal protein S5 gives MAEERKERRGRRDSGGRGRRGKRDDRKEVREKPEFEERVVHISRNSKVVKGGRRFSFGALVVVGDRKGRVGYGLGKAAEVAEAIRKAGDAAKRNLQTVTMRGTTLPHDALGKYSGAQVLIRPASEGTGIIAGGPCRAVLELAGVRDVLAKSLGSNNHLNVTKATLKALDSLRSKQEALALRKG, from the coding sequence ATGGCAGAAGAACGTAAAGAACGTAGAGGACGCCGTGACAGTGGCGGACGTGGTCGCCGCGGAAAACGTGATGACAGGAAAGAAGTCCGCGAAAAGCCGGAATTCGAGGAACGGGTAGTGCATATCAGCCGTAACTCCAAGGTGGTGAAGGGCGGACGTCGTTTCAGCTTTGGTGCGCTGGTAGTTGTGGGAGACCGCAAGGGCCGTGTTGGTTATGGTCTCGGGAAGGCAGCTGAGGTCGCGGAAGCCATTCGTAAAGCCGGTGATGCTGCAAAGCGGAACCTGCAAACCGTCACGATGCGTGGTACCACACTGCCTCATGATGCGCTTGGTAAATACAGCGGAGCTCAGGTTCTGATTCGTCCGGCCTCTGAAGGTACCGGTATCATTGCGGGCGGTCCTTGTCGTGCAGTGCTTGAACTCGCCGGAGTTCGCGACGTACTGGCAAAATCGCTCGGTTCCAACAACCACCTCAATGTAACCAAGGCCACGCTGAAGGCGCTGGACTCCCTGCGCTCTAAGCAGGAAGCACTCGCGCTTCGCAAAGGCTGA
- the rplO gene encoding 50S ribosomal protein L15 — protein sequence MDLHSLKPAEGSKHRKIRVGRGRASGKGKTAGRGHKGQMSRAGATHKPLFEGGQMPYYRKLPIRGFNNINRKVILPVNLDALNAFEDGTEVTIELLQERGLVNGRFDGVKILGNGNVEKKLTVKVNAFSASAKEKIEAAGGNCEVV from the coding sequence ATGGATTTACATTCACTGAAACCTGCAGAAGGTTCCAAACATCGAAAGATCCGCGTGGGTCGCGGACGTGCTTCGGGAAAAGGCAAGACAGCCGGTCGCGGTCATAAGGGGCAGATGTCCCGTGCGGGTGCAACCCACAAGCCGCTGTTTGAAGGCGGTCAGATGCCTTACTATCGTAAGCTTCCTATTCGCGGATTCAATAACATCAATCGTAAAGTGATCCTTCCGGTCAATCTCGATGCTCTGAATGCATTTGAGGACGGTACGGAAGTAACCATCGAGCTTCTTCAGGAGCGTGGATTGGTTAACGGTCGCTTTGATGGTGTAAAGATTCTGGGCAACGGAAACGTAGAAAAGAAACTGACTGTTAAAGTTAATGCTTTCTCCGCCTCGGCTAAGGAAAAAATCGAAGCCGCCGGTGGAAACTGCGAAGTTGTCTAA
- the secY gene encoding preprotein translocase subunit SecY, with amino-acid sequence MLSAFANTFKIPELRQRILFTLGLIFICRLLAAVPLPGVDALAIRQFIEAQGGAEGGLFGIMNLFSGGALLQCSVGTLGIMPYISASIIIQLMTAVIPHLEKLAREGDVGRQKITQYTRYLTVIICAVQGIAMGVALESGGYFGLPAEVVRIPGFGFILLTALSLVTGSLLLMWIGEQMTDRGIGNGISVIITVNIISAMPMAVKTLIDKLTPVDGVAEIGFFHVALMIILIFAVILGVVAVTQAQQKVPVQFAKRMVGRKMMNGGTSHLPLRVNYSGVMPIIFASAILQIFPSVAGYLPYEWAKKFASSFTMTSASYMIVFGLMILFFSYFWVATQFNPVQIADDLKKRGGYIPGIRPGTPTADYLDRTMTRLTLAGAVFLTVVSILPSILTSSFKVPWIVASFFGGTSLLIIVGVMLDTMRQIESHLLMRHYDGFLKKGKMRSGR; translated from the coding sequence ATGCTTTCCGCGTTTGCAAACACATTCAAGATTCCAGAGCTCAGACAGCGTATTCTGTTTACGCTCGGACTGATCTTTATTTGTCGGCTGCTTGCAGCCGTTCCGCTCCCGGGTGTCGATGCCTTGGCGATTCGCCAGTTTATTGAAGCGCAGGGCGGAGCGGAAGGCGGTCTGTTCGGGATCATGAACCTGTTCAGCGGGGGCGCGCTCCTGCAGTGTTCGGTAGGAACACTGGGTATTATGCCCTATATCAGTGCGTCCATCATAATCCAGCTCATGACTGCGGTCATTCCGCACCTTGAAAAACTGGCAAGAGAAGGCGATGTAGGCCGTCAAAAAATTACTCAGTATACACGATATCTCACAGTAATAATCTGTGCGGTACAGGGTATTGCCATGGGTGTGGCCCTTGAGTCCGGCGGCTATTTCGGCCTGCCGGCTGAAGTGGTCCGCATTCCGGGCTTCGGCTTTATCTTGCTAACCGCGCTCAGCTTGGTAACGGGTTCGCTGCTTTTAATGTGGATCGGTGAACAGATGACGGATCGGGGTATCGGCAACGGTATTTCGGTTATCATTACTGTCAATATCATCAGTGCAATGCCAATGGCAGTTAAAACCCTGATAGATAAACTGACTCCGGTTGACGGGGTCGCTGAAATCGGGTTTTTTCATGTTGCTCTGATGATTATTCTCATTTTTGCAGTAATTCTCGGTGTTGTTGCGGTTACTCAGGCGCAGCAGAAAGTGCCGGTTCAATTTGCGAAGCGTATGGTGGGTCGCAAAATGATGAACGGTGGAACATCGCATCTGCCTCTGCGAGTGAACTACTCCGGGGTGATGCCGATTATCTTTGCGTCGGCAATCCTTCAGATTTTCCCGTCTGTCGCAGGATATCTTCCGTATGAGTGGGCAAAGAAGTTTGCTTCCAGCTTCACGATGACGTCGGCCAGCTACATGATCGTGTTCGGTCTGATGATTCTGTTTTTCTCCTACTTCTGGGTAGCTACACAGTTTAACCCGGTTCAGATTGCGGACGATCTGAAAAAACGCGGGGGCTATATTCCTGGGATTCGCCCCGGAACGCCGACCGCGGATTATCTAGATCGCACCATGACTCGTCTGACGCTTGCGGGAGCCGTCTTCCTGACTGTAGTTTCGATTCTGCCTAGCATTCTTACGTCCTCTTTTAAGGTTCCGTGGATTGTGGCATCGTTCTTCGGGGGAACCAGTTTGCTGATTATAGTCGGGGTCATGCTCGATACCATGCGTCAGATTGAATCGCATCTTTTGATGCGCCATTACGACGGCTTCCTTAAAAAAGGTAAAATGCGAAGCGGACGATGA
- a CDS encoding adenylate kinase, translating into MNAVILLGPPGAGKGTVAEVLVGQGYKHISTGQLLREQIARRTVLGIQAEKLMEQGRFVPDDVVVGMIRNLLEKADGTQKFLFDGFPRTLPQAKSLDKLLSELEGTLESVVLLDCPDDVIIKRLSGRRTCDKCGAVYHIAFNPPSHGDRCDVEGCKLVQRADDREETVRNRLKVYEQQTAPLISYYEAKSLVEHIDANQSIEAVRNDVNERLVGVAT; encoded by the coding sequence ATGAATGCAGTAATTTTGCTAGGACCGCCTGGAGCGGGCAAAGGAACTGTCGCGGAAGTACTGGTAGGCCAAGGATACAAACACATTTCAACAGGGCAGTTACTTCGGGAGCAGATTGCCCGGAGGACTGTTCTCGGTATCCAAGCCGAAAAGTTGATGGAACAGGGACGGTTTGTTCCTGACGATGTTGTGGTGGGGATGATTCGAAATCTGCTGGAAAAGGCGGACGGGACGCAGAAATTTCTATTTGACGGTTTTCCCCGGACGTTACCGCAGGCAAAGAGTCTGGATAAGCTGCTGAGTGAGTTAGAGGGTACGCTTGAAAGTGTCGTGCTGCTGGATTGTCCCGATGATGTAATTATCAAGCGGCTTTCGGGACGGCGTACCTGCGATAAATGCGGAGCGGTCTATCATATAGCATTTAATCCGCCATCGCATGGTGATCGGTGTGATGTTGAAGGGTGTAAACTCGTGCAGCGTGCGGACGATCGCGAAGAGACGGTGAGAAACCGTTTGAAGGTTTATGAACAGCAAACGGCTCCGCTGATCAGCTATTATGAGGCGAAAAGCCTGGTTGAGCATATTGATGCGAACCAGAGCATAGAGGCCGTGAGAAATGATGTAAATGAGCGCCTGGTTGGTGTAGCGACATGA
- the map gene encoding type I methionyl aminopeptidase yields MIKIKNQQELAAMRVVARKTGTILHQVASKVAPGVTTKELDDYAAELARKQEGRCAFYGYHGFSGHICSSVNEEVVHGIPGKRVIRDGDIVSIDFGLVYGGFVGDTAITVPAGEIDPEVQRLLDVTKECLEASISKAVEGNRLGDISNACQVVAEEAGFSVVRDFVGHGIGREMHEDPQIPNYGPPGRGPVLKAGMTFAIEPMINLGVHQTKTLNDGWTVVTKDRKPSAHFEHSIAVGKERAEILTVPDTHYADL; encoded by the coding sequence ATGATAAAGATTAAAAATCAGCAAGAATTAGCGGCCATGCGTGTAGTAGCACGTAAGACCGGAACTATTTTGCATCAAGTCGCTTCCAAAGTAGCTCCGGGGGTCACGACTAAAGAACTGGATGATTATGCTGCGGAGCTTGCCCGCAAACAGGAAGGACGTTGTGCCTTCTACGGGTATCATGGATTTTCAGGACACATTTGCTCATCGGTAAACGAAGAGGTTGTTCACGGCATTCCCGGAAAGCGTGTGATACGCGACGGTGATATTGTTAGCATAGATTTCGGTCTGGTGTATGGAGGTTTTGTCGGGGATACCGCGATAACGGTTCCGGCCGGAGAAATCGATCCTGAAGTTCAGCGTTTGCTGGATGTGACAAAAGAATGTTTGGAAGCCAGTATTTCCAAGGCGGTCGAAGGTAACCGGCTTGGAGACATCTCCAATGCCTGTCAGGTGGTAGCTGAAGAGGCAGGATTTTCGGTTGTGCGCGATTTTGTAGGACACGGTATAGGTCGTGAAATGCATGAGGATCCGCAGATTCCAAACTATGGCCCTCCCGGGCGAGGTCCGGTGCTGAAGGCCGGTATGACCTTTGCTATTGAGCCGATGATTAATCTGGGGGTTCACCAAACGAAAACGCTTAATGACGGTTGGACGGTTGTTACAAAAGACCGGAAACCTTCGGCTCATTTCGAGCACTCGATTGCGGTGGGCAAGGAAAGAGCTGAGATTTTGACCGTACCGGATACGCACTATGCGGATCTGTAA
- the rpmJ gene encoding 50S ribosomal protein L36, translated as MKVRASVKRMCEQCKVIRRKGVVRIICTNPRHKQRQG; from the coding sequence ATGAAAGTACGAGCTTCAGTAAAAAGAATGTGTGAACAGTGCAAAGTGATCCGCCGCAAGGGCGTCGTTCGCATCATCTGCACGAACCCGCGCCACAAACAGCGCCAAGGATAA
- the rpsM gene encoding 30S ribosomal protein S13, which yields MPRVLGIDIPGRKKLEFSLRYIYGIGPTTAVEICEKAKLDRNMKADDLKDEDIQRLVAVLQSDYRIEGDLRREISANIRRLISVGSYRGRRHRAGLPVRGQRTKTNARTRKGAKRTVGVVRGKEARSAAKAAK from the coding sequence ATGCCACGTGTACTCGGTATAGACATCCCCGGTAGGAAGAAGCTGGAATTCTCGCTTCGTTATATTTACGGCATCGGCCCGACCACCGCAGTTGAAATCTGCGAGAAGGCTAAGCTGGATCGCAACATGAAAGCTGATGATTTGAAGGATGAAGACATCCAGCGTCTTGTTGCTGTGCTTCAGAGCGACTACCGCATTGAAGGCGACCTCCGTCGCGAAATTTCGGCGAATATTCGTCGTCTTATTTCGGTAGGTTCGTATCGCGGTCGTCGTCATCGCGCCGGTCTTCCGGTTCGTGGTCAGCGTACCAAAACCAACGCCCGTACCCGTAAGGGCGCGAAGCGTACCGTTGGTGTTGTTCGTGGTAAAGAAGCCCGTTCCGCCGCTAAAGCTGCGAAATAA
- the rpsK gene encoding 30S ribosomal protein S11, whose amino-acid sequence MAEEKVEEVKEAVAAAPVSEEKPAAPAEAEVEEKKSRLPTAADLLADEVIEPIKRKKGSKNVPVGIAFVKTTFNNTIVSITDMRGNVVSWSSAGRCNFKGSRKSTAFAATTVAQDAARNAISHGMSEVEVRVQGPGAGRESAVRALASAGLSVTCIKDTTAIPHNGCRPPKRRRV is encoded by the coding sequence ATGGCAGAAGAAAAAGTTGAAGAAGTAAAAGAAGCGGTAGCAGCAGCACCGGTTTCGGAAGAAAAGCCTGCAGCACCGGCAGAAGCTGAGGTTGAAGAGAAAAAATCGCGTTTGCCTACTGCAGCAGATTTGCTGGCCGATGAAGTCATTGAGCCGATCAAGCGTAAAAAAGGTTCAAAGAACGTCCCGGTTGGGATCGCTTTTGTGAAAACGACCTTTAATAACACGATCGTTTCTATTACGGACATGCGCGGCAATGTGGTTTCGTGGTCGAGTGCCGGCCGTTGTAACTTTAAGGGTTCACGTAAGTCTACAGCATTTGCTGCAACCACGGTTGCTCAGGATGCCGCACGTAACGCGATCAGCCACGGAATGTCTGAGGTGGAAGTGCGTGTTCAGGGTCCGGGAGCCGGGCGTGAATCAGCAGTGCGCGCTCTGGCGTCAGCAGGTCTCTCTGTAACCTGCATTAAGGACACCACGGCAATTCCGCATAATGGCTGTCGTCCGCCTAAGCGCCGTCGCGTTTAG